The following is a genomic window from Chloracidobacterium sp..
CCTGACGGCCAATTACCGAGTCGCCGACCCGTCGATATTCGACCTATGCGATGTTGTTTGTTCACGGCTCAAGGATGATCTTGAGACGCGGCAAAGCGTACTGCAAGGCGTTATCTGATAATATTGGAGCGCCGTCAATGATAAGGAGCTACGCAGAGTTCTGGGAATTCTATGTCGAGGAGCACTCGAAACCTTTGACGCGCCTGCTGCACCTTATCGGAACGGTTTTGAGCTCCGCATTGCTTGTCCGGCTGATAGTCGCGGGAACTTGGTATTACTTTCCGCTCTGCCTGCTGATCGGGTACGGTTTTGCTTGGACAGGGCATTTCTTTGTCGAAAGGAATCGGCCGGCGACATTCAAATATCCGCTTTGGTCACTCATTTCGGACTATAAGATGGTCATCTACATGCTGACCGGCAGGATGAACGCCGAGGCCGAACGGATACTCGCTCAAAAGTTAGGCTTTTCACGCTCGAGATAGAGCATCAAGCTAATATCTCGAAGAAAGGAGGATCCTGTAATGCTGCTTGCAAAGAATTGGTGGGCGTTCCTTTTACGCGGGATCATCGCCCTCATTTTCGGGGCCGTCGCGATAATGGCTCCGTCTGTCGCGTTCATCTCACTCGTTCTGGTTTTCGGCATATTTGCGCTTGTTGACGGCATTTTCTCGATAGCGTCGGCCTTTGCGTCAAATGCAAAAAGTGAGAATTGGTGGTGGCTGATGCTCGAAGGCCTTGTCGGTATCTTGATAGGCTTCTTAACGATATTTCAAACATCGGTAATGGGCGATGCGTGGCTTTTCCTTATTGCTGCGTGGGCGATCATCAACGGCGTTTTCAAGGTCGTCGCTGCCGTCAGGCTTCGCAAGGTGATCAAGGGCGAGGTTTGGATGATACTGAGCGGCCTGCTGTCGGTGGCTTTCGGCGTCCTCGTGGCGATGAACCCAGCGTCGGGCGCATTTGCTGTCGGCTTCATCATCGGCATTTACGCATTTCTGTTCGGCATTATGCTGATCCTGCTGTCGATGAAACTGAAAAGATTCTCGGCGCGTTAATGGCAGCGGATATCCGCGGCACACTGCGGTACGGCTTCTTACTTTGACGGCCGTGCTCTGGTAGAATGTGCTTTTTCGGGCAGGAAGATGAAAGAAGTAGCGACCGATATCGTAAACCCCGAGGCACTCAACTCGACCATCGAATTCCTAACTGCGATGGTCACTCCAGCATTGCTCATTTCCGCGACAGGCTCGCTTGTGCTCTCGACATCGACACGCCTCGGCCGAGTCGTCGATCGCGTTCGCCAGTTGGAAGAGCGGCTGTCGGATCTGATCTATCGCGACAACAAGGACGAGATACCGCTTTACGATAAACGCGTCGAGGTCATCGTCGATCTGCTCGACAAGGTTACGAGCCGCTCGCGCATACTTCAGCGGGCGATGGCAACATTCTATTACGGCCTTGGTTTCTTTGTGTTGACAAGCGTGGTGATCGCGGTCGCAGCGTTCTTTAACTCATACCGCTGGGTGCCGATACCGGTCGGCATTATCGGCATTATGTTCATCTTTTGGGGCAGTATGCTAATGCTGCGCGAGACGAGCATGGCAACCGCGACGGTCAATGCTGAGATGGATTTCACATGGGAGCTTGCACGCGAGGTCGCCCCCAAGTCGGTCGCGGTCAAGTACAAGTCGAAGGGCAAGAACAAGGGAATGAGGCCCGCGAAGATCAATGACCGCCGGATACCTGAAGCTCCTAGCGGAGAATGAACTCAAGTGCCGAGTGGCGGCTCTCGAGGATCTTTTGCGCTCCTGCACTGTCTGTCCGAAGGATTGCGGCAACGACCGTTTGAAAGACCAGATCGCGGCGTGTTATTCCGGCCGTTTGCCGATCGTTTCGAGCTACACGGCCCACTTCGGCGAGGAGCCTGTTTTGAGCGGGACGCGAGGCACGGGAAACATCTTCTTCGGCAACTGCAATCTCCGGTGCGTTTATTGTCAAAATTATCAGATATCGCAAACCTGGAAAGTGCAGCGTAAGAATGAGGTTACGCATGAGCGCCTCGCCGAGATGATGCTCGAACTTCAGGCGCACGGCTGCCACAACATCGGCTTCGTTTCGCCGACGCATTTCGCTCCGCAGATGGCGCGTGCCGTGATGATCGCGGCTGAGCGCGGGCTTCGGCTACCGATCATTTATAACACTAATGCTTACGATTCGGTCGAGGTGCTGCGACTGCTCGAGGGCATCGTTGACATATACTTGCCCGATCTGAAATATGCCGATCCAGACGCCGGTTTTCAGTACTCAAAGGTGCGTAATTATGCGCGATACGCCCGCACGGCAATAAAAGAAATGCACCGCCAAATGGGTAGCGAACTCGTCTTCGACGAAGAAGGCATCCTGCGGCACGGCCTTCTAATTCGCCTCCTCGTTCTGCCGAACGATATTGCGGGGCTTGCCGAGAATCTGCGTTGGATCCGCGATGAACTCGGCCCGAAAACCGCTATATCACTGATGGCACAGTACTATCCAACCAACAAAGCAGCCTCTGATCCGCGTTACATTTTGCTCTCGCGTCGCATCAGCGAAGGCGAATGGTTCGAGGCCGTTTCCTTGCTCGACGAGATCGGTATGGAAGAAGGCTTTATGCAGGAATACGAGTCCGCCTCGCATTACTACCGCCCGGATTTCACCGACAAGGAAAAGCCGTTCAAGGATATAAGGGATTTTGAATAAAGGTCATGACCATCATGGCATAGCACGAATGAAACAAGGTGATAGAGCACCGGATTTTACGCTAAAGGATGGCGACGGGAACGATTGGACGCTGAGCGATCGTCGCGGACGGACGGTTGTGCTGCTTTTCTATCCGGGCGACGATACGCCCGTGTGCACACGGCAGCTTTGCTCAGTGCGTGATAACTGGCAGGCGTACGAAGCGACGGGGGCAGAGGTCATCGGCATTTCGACCGACAGCACGGCGTCGCACGACGCATTTACTGCGAAATATTCGCTCCCGCTAACGCTGCTGTCGGATCCGAATGCAGATGTTTCCCGCGTGTACGGAATGAAAAGCTGGCTGCCGGGCCGCTCGGCACGAGGCGTTGTTGTGATCGACCGCACCAGCCGCATCGCCTATCACAAAGTGCAGCCGCTGAGCCTCTTTCGGCCCAGCGATGCAGACGTCATCGAGGCGATAAAATGTGCGGACGCGGGCGGTTCGTGGTAGCATCGAACTATGGCTCTTTTTAGTAATAAGTTCGTTTGCAAGCGTTGCGGTAACAAGGGCGAACAGCTCAAGGCGGCGCCGGTGCCGAATGAGATCGGCCGGCGTATAGTTGACGAGATATGCACGGGATGCTGGCAGGCGTGGCTGCAAAAGCAGACACAGTTGATCAACCACTTCGGGATCGACGTAATGGATCCGAAGGCTCAACAATTCCTTTTCGACAATTTGAAGGGCTTTCTGTTCGATGAGGGCGCGCCCGGCGTTCCGCTAACACAGATCGATACTTCCAAGAAGGGGAATATCAGTTGGTAGCAATGATGCAGCCGACGGCCGAAATGCAGTTTGTCGGGTGAAACGGCCGTGTTATGGATCTGCTGAGCGAAGACCTCGACATAGCAAAGGTCACGGCCGCACAATTCGACACGCTTCTTGCAAATGGCTGGCGTCATTTCGGGACGCGCTTCTACCGCTATAATTGGCAGGTGTATGAGCGGAGGCTCGTTCGCGTTATGGCGTTGCGAATACGGCTCAGTTCGTTCCGCCAAAAGCGCAGCCAGCGGCGTGTACTCACACGCAATGCCGACCTTGAGGTCTCGATCACACCGCCGGTCATCGATGCCGAGGTCGAGACTCTTTTTCATCGCCATAAGCTGCGCTTCAAGGAGCATATTCCCGAAAGCATCTTCGAGTTCATCGCCCCGAACGAGGCCGCTTCGCCGACAACGCTGCGGCTCATAACCGCTCGCGATCTCGAAGGGCGTCTCGTCGGAGCAAGTTTCTTCGATCTCGGCGAAGTGAGCCTGTCGGCCATTTACAGTTGTTTTGATCCGGAACAGACACGCCGCAGCCTCGGTATCTTTCTGGTACTCAAAGGCATCGAGTATGCGATCGAGAGCGATAAGCTCTTCTACTATCACGGGTACGCATTCGATGTACCGTCCTTTTACGACTATAAAAAACGCTTTACCGGCGTCGAAAGATTCAACTGGAACGGCTCCTGGGAGCCGCTCCAAGCGTATCCGCGCTAAGCAAACAGGATCGCGTGCTATTCGGCCGACGCTGTTGTTATCTTCATCGAGAAGCGGGTGAGTTCGCGTTTATAGAACTTGTACTCGGCGATATAGCGAAAGGCCGCTGTGCTGTCCGGCACTTTTATATCGTCGAATTGAAATCGCAGCAGATCGACCTTGCCTGTTGTTGTGTGTTCGAGGGGCCGGCCTTTTTTCTTCAAGATATCGTTCGGGCCGATACTGTTTGTCCGCGTGAGGTTCGGGATGCCGACAAGCAGCGAGACGGCCATATCGCGGCCCGATTGATGATTGCCTACAAAGACATTCGATTCGGTAAGGAAGCGGCCGAATTTCTCGGCGACAAAGTGCCTGTTCCGATAATCATCGCCTACCTCGTAAACCTCGAGTGCGGTTATAAAATACGGCTCATCGAGTGAGGCGGAAGTGAGCTTCAGCACGCTTGTTGCCCGCGAATTATAGAAATAATATGTGCAGGTCCCTTCGTCGGTGCGCGGCTGGTAGCCGTCAAGGAACTTCTTTGCCGACTCGCGGTCGCCGAGCTTGACGCCCGCGACGGACATATCGGGCACACCCGCAGTTGCTTGGGCTGATAGGGTACCTGCAATGCTCAAAGAAAACAGTAGCGAAACGATAAAATAAGAAAAGGAAATTCTCATTCTGGCCTCCCTGTCCGAGGATCCAACGCAGGCGGCAACGAAGGCCGCCCCGATATGTATAACAAATTTTAACAGATATTAACAGTGTCGAGCAATGATTATTTCAGTTCGGCCTTTGTCCATTTGAGATCGCTGTTCAGATCGCGGAAATGATCGAGCATCGGCAGAAAAGCCGTCGTCGTCTCGCTGACATTGCTCATAACGGTGCGTTTGCCGGCAGTGTGCGTCGCGGTGATCGACGTGTTGCCGGCGGTCAAGCTCATTCCGTCACGCCATTCCCTGAACGCCTCATTATCGGCGATCTTTTTTGCAAGCTCGGCAAATCGATCGGGCGTGAGGCTTGCCGTCGAACGTGTCTCCTCGACAAGATCTTTACGTTTTTCGGCCTTGTTCCAACGGCGAATGGTAACGACCCGTTCGGCGCTTCCGTCGCGGTTAACCGTCATCATGTAATCGCAAGGCGATTCGCTGCTCATGAAGCCGTCATCATTGCCGAAGTACTCGTTATAGGTCTTCGCGCACTTGTCACCCTTTGGGAAAAAGCCTCGGTACACGGTCACGAGTTTCAGCTCGGAGATATTATCGGCAGCGATCGGCGCGGCCCCTGGCTCGCCCGGCGGCGTTCGCTCGTGCTGCGGGGGCGCTTCCCGATCACCGCCGTTGATATTTGGCGCCGTTCTATCGGTATAAGCACCGCACGCGTCGGCGATAACGACAACACCCGCGGCTGCGATCAGCATTGTTATAAGTACGTTTCGTCCGCTCATTGAAAGGTGATTCACGCGGTCGCGGATCGTCAGAAGCTCAGCACAAGCTCGCCGCCTTTCGCATCCGCGGAGACGCTGCCGCCATCCGTTAGTCTGCCGAAGAGGATCTCATGCGCGAGCGGCTGTTTGACCTTTTCGTGGATGAGGCGAGCCATAGGCCTCGCGCCGTAACGTGCATCGAAGCCGTTCTCGGCGAGCCACTCGCGGGCGCCGTCGGTCAGCGTTATATTGACGCGCTTTTCGGCAAGCTGTGCGTTCAGCTCGCGTATGAACTTATCGACGACGAGTTTGATGACTTCGGTATCGAGCGGTTTGAACGCGACCCACGCATCGAGCCGGTTGCGGAATTCCGGCGTGAAGGTACGCTCGATCGCACCTTTCGCGCTTCCCTTTGTCTCGGTCGAATTCCTAAAGCCGACGCCGCCAGATGAAAGTTCACGCGCGCCGGCATTCGTCGTCATGATCAAGATAACGTTGCGGAAATCGGCTTTCTTGCCGTTATTGTCGGTAAGCGTGGCTGAGTCCATCACTTGGAGCAGCAGGTTGAAAAGATTCGGATGAGCCTTTTCGATCTCGTCGAGGACAAGGACGGCGTGCGGTGTACGCATTATCGCCTCGGTCAGCAGCCCGCCTTGGTCAAAGCCGACGTATCCCGGCGGAGCACCGATCAGCCTTGAGACCGTGTGCGGTTCGGCATATTCGCTCATATCAAAGCGAATGAACTCGATTCCGAGTATCTCAGCAAGCTGTTTTGAAACTTCTGTCTTACCGACGCCGGTCGGGCCTGAGAAAAGGAATGAGCCGACGGGTTTCGTTTCATGCCCGATGCCCGCGCGTGAGATCTGTATCGCGTCAACGATCGCATCAATGGCCTCATCCTGGCCGTAGATGATCTTCTTGATGTCCGCGCGAAGCGTTTTGAGTCGTACCTTCTCATCGGCAACCACCGATCTCGGCGGTATCTTTGCCATTCGGGCGATGGTCCGCTCTACCATTGCCACGGAAACGCGTTTCGGACGCCGTGCTGCGGGCATCAGTTTTACCGAAGCGCCGACCTCGTCGATAACGTCGATAGCTTTGTCAGGCAAAAAGCGGTCGTTTATGTACTTTCCGGCAAGTTCGGCAGCCGTGTGCAGGGCATCGGACGTATATTTAACTCCGTGATGCTCTTCGTAGAATCCCTTGAGGCCCTTTAGGATCTCGACGGTTTCTTCGACGGAAGGTTCGTTGATGTCGATCCGCTGAAAACGCCGCGCCAATGCTCGGTCGCGGTCGAATGCTGCCTTGTACTCGGCATGCGTGGTCGAACCGATACAGCGGAGCTCGCCCGCGGCAAGGGCGGGCTTCAAAATATTCGACGCATCCATCGAGCCGCCTGAGACCGAGCCTGCTCCGACGATGGTGTGTATCTCGTCAATGAACAGGATCGCATTTTCGTGCTCCTTCAGCTCATTTATTATCGCCTTGAAACGCTGCTCAAAATCGCCGCGAAACCGCGTGCCAGCAAGGACCGCGCCCATGTCCAAAGCAAAGACCTCGGCGTCGCGGAGCACATCCGGCACATCGCCCGTGCTGATCTTCAATGCAAGGCCCTCAGCAAGGGCCGTCTTGCCTACGCCCGGCTCGCCGACATAGAGCGGATTGTTCTTTTTTCGGCGGCAAAGCACCTGCACGGTACGTTCGATCTCCGCCTCGCGTCCGACAAGCGGATCGATCTCGCCGGCTTTTGCCCTCGCTACAAGTTCAACGGTAAAGCTCTCGAGCGGTCGCCGCGAAGGCGCCGGTGCGGGGCCGTCGTCGGCATAATCCTCGGCGCTCTCGAACGGATAATGCTCGTCATTCATTATCCGCTTTGAGATGCCGTGCGATATGTAATTAAGTACGTCGAGCCGCGTAATTCCTTGCTGTAAAAGCATATAGACCGCGTACGACTGGCCGTTCTGATAGAGCGAGACGAGGATATTGCCGCCGTCAACCGACTTTTGGCCGCTGCTTTCGGCCTGGAGCACCGCGTGCGAGATCGTCGATTGAAAAGTGCTCGTCAGCTCGGGCAGCGTGGTTTCGTCAAAAAGATTTTTTTCAAGGACGTTCTCAAAATAATCGTCAAGCGAGCGCTTGAGCTTTCCGATGTCCGCCCCGCACTCCAGGAGGATCTCGCTCGCCGTATTGTCGAACAAGAGGACGTACAGAAGGTGCTCGATCGTAACGAACTCATGGCTGTGCTTGACCGCAGCATCGACCGCGGCACTGATCGTTTCTTCTACATCACGCGTCAACATCTGAGAAATTCCAAAATTAGTTTACCCGATTTTGCGAGGAAATGCCGACTAAATGATCCGCACGCCCTGCCGGCCGACTTGCGAGGTGTAAATGTCGAACTCGATATCCGTAGTCTTATAAACATCACGCATCGCACCCGCAACTTCGTTCGCGGTCTCTGCGGCATCGCACAGCATAAAGACCGAAGGGCCGGAACCTGAGATGCCGCCGCCCATCGCTCCCGCCTCGAGACCGGCGGCCTTAAGCTCGGCGAATTTCGGTATCAGGCGCTGGCGTACCGGCTCGATAACAACGTCCTCCATCGATCGTGCTATCAGGTCAAGGTCGCCGCTCATCAGGCCGGCGACGAACGCGCCGAGGTTACTCCAATTCCGCACGGCATCCGCAAGCGGCACTTCACGCGGCAGTATTGCACGGGCGTCGCTGGTCTTGATCTCGATCTGCGGATGGATGACGCATGCCCAAAGAGCAGGGAATTCAAGCTCGACGACGTCCAGCGGGTCGGCAGAGCGTACAAGGGTGAAGCCTCCGTAGGTACACGGTGCCGCGTTGTCGGCGTGCCGCGAACCGGATGCAAGCAACTCGCCTTCCATTGCGAACTTTACAAGCTCGGCTTTGACGAAACGCCTGTCGATCAGTTCATTTGCCGCAGCGACCGCTCCGCACGAGCTTGCCGAACTCGAACCGATGCCGCTGCCGGGCCTTATTCCCTTGCGTATCGCGATCTCGAAGCCATGCTCGACGCCGGCCTCGTCAGCAAGAGCCTGAACCGCAACGCCCGCAACATTCTTTGCCGGATCGGTCGGCAGGGCGCTGTCGTCCAGATTTACTATTGTGATGCCGCGTTCGCTTACCTTTCTGACCGTGATCTCATCGAACGGCTCTTCCAACGCAAATCCCAAGCAGTCAAAGCCGCATACGACATTTGAGACTGTTGCCGGCGATCTGACCGTGATCTGTTCCATATTTCGCAAAGATCGGGTCAGCGTTATATCATTGATGATTTCCGAGAGACTGTCTCGAGCGGAAGAACGCACCCTGAATGTACTACTTTAGCACAAACCGCACATCTGTTGATGTTAGCTTCCGTAAAGCTGTCATAAACGGCCAGCCGGACGACCGCGGGCTGTATTTCCCGTCGGAGATCCCGCACATCGGTGCCGAGTGGTTCGCCCGCATCGGTACGATCTCTGCTGCTCAGGTCGCTTTTGACGTGATCCGCCCTTATGTCGGCGGCGAGATCGCTGATGAAAAGCTTTTTGAGATATGTCGCGAGACGCTTGAAATGGACATTCCGCTGGTGCCGCTCACGGAACGGATTTCATCCCTCGAATTGTTCCACGGGCCGACGCTTGCGTTCAAAGATGTGGGCGCGCGTTTTATGAGCCGCTGCCTCGGTGCGTTTGCAGCGGACGAAGGGCAGAAAACGCTTGTGATCGTGGCCACATCGGGCGATACCGGAGGTGCTGTTGCGGCGGGTTTTTACGGAATTGAAGGCGTTGAGGTCGTAATTCTCTATCCGAAAGGCAAGGTAAGCCGCGTTCAAGAGCTTCAGCTTACAACCTTTGGCGGAAATGTAACTACATTAGAATTACAGGGCTCCTTCGATGACTGCCAGAAGATCGCTAAACAGATCCTTTCAGACGGCGAGATGAGGTCGAAGGCACGCCTTACCTCGGCGAACTCGATAAATGTGGCACGTTGGCTCCCGCAGCAGTTCTATTATTTCCTGGCCGTAAAGCAGTGGCACGGCAGCGAACCGCCGGTGATATCAGTCCCGAGCGGCAATTTCGGTAATCTTGCCGCGGGCGTCCTTGCCCACGCCTCAGGGCTTCCGATCAAGCATTTTATTGCCGCATGCAACGTGAACGATGTCGTACCGCGATTTCTGATCGACGGTGTTTACAGCCCCCGCACGACGATCCCGACGTTATCTAACGCCATGGACGTTGGCGACCCTAGCAATTTTGTACGTATAAGCGAGATATTCGGCGGCGATCTGGAGCGAATACGGGCGGCGATCACGGCATATTCGGTCACCGATGCCGAAATTGTCGATACTATCCGGAATGTGTACTTACAGAGTAATTACATCTTAGATCCGCATGGGGCGGTCGCGTATCGTTCATTGGCAAATTATTTGGACGGTAAGCTGAATGAAGGCGGAATATTTCTGGAAACCGCCCATCCGGTCAAGTTCGACGCGGTTGCTAACACCCTTGGCAACGGCGGAGCCACTCCCGCGAGTGTTGCGGAGCTTGAAAACAAATCGCGGCACAGCATCGAAGTGCCCAATGACGTTGACGCTGTCCGCGATATCATTCTGACAAGATCATGAGAGTACTAAAGTTCGGCGGCTCCTCTGTCGCAAATGCGGCAAACATCCGCAAGGTGATAAACATTGTCCGCAAGGCGGCGGCACAAGGCCCGTGTGGGGTCGTGGTCTCGGCTCTGCAAGGGACGACCGATGATCTGATACGTGCCGGACAGTGTGCAGAACGAGGCGACGACGGCTATATTGAATTGATCAGCAACATCGCGGAACGCCACTATCTTGTGATCCGCGAACTTTTCGGCGAAGACTCGCTGCCTGTCGTACAGGACCTTGTCGAGACGGCGGTCGAGGAGCTGGAGCGCCTTTGTGAAGGCATTCGGCTTGTTCATGAACTGTCGCCGCGGACCCTCGACCGCGTTCTTAGTTTTGGTGAGATCGTTTCGTCCCGCATCCTTTCAGAGCGGCTGGCGGATGAGAAGATAGAGAATATTTGGGCAGACAGCCGCGAACTGATCAAGACCGATTCGACATTCGGCAACGCGACCGTCGATCGCAAACGGACGGAGCACCTGATCCGCGAGCACTTTGCCGAACTTGGCGGTACTCTTCGTGTGATGCCGGGCTTTATCGCGTCTGACGCCGGCGGCAGTACGACGACGCTTGGCCGCGGCGGCTCTGATTATACGGCGGCTATGGTCGCAGCGGCGACCAATGCACACATACTTGAGATCTGGACGGATGTTTCCGGGATGATGACCGCCGACCCGCGTTTCGTCAAGAATGTTCACGAGATCTCGCACCTTACATACCGCGAGGCGATGGAGCTTTCACACTTTGGTGCAAAGGTGATCTATCCGCCGACGATCCAGCCCGTAATGGCAAAGGGAATTCCGATCGCGGTCAAGAATACATTCGCGCCTGACGAGCACGGCACGCTCATCGAATCAGAAAGTTCAGCGGCGACGGAGATGATACGCGGCATATCGAGCATTGACCGCGTTGCGGTTCTCAGCCTCGAAGGCAGCGGCATGGTCGGCATTCCGGGCTTTTCGCGAAGGCTCTTTGACACGCTTTGGCGTGCGAACATCAACGTCATTCTGATCACGCAGAGTTCATCTGAGCATTCAATATGCGTTGCCGTCGAGGACAAATTCACCGAGGTCGCCCGAGCCGCCGTAGATACGGAGTTCGCGTACGAGATCAGTATAGGCAAGCTCGACCCGCTGAGGGCGGACATCGGCTTTTCGATCCTCGCACTCGTCGGCGACCGAATGAAGGAGCACACAGGTGTTTCGGGCCGTATGTTCACTACGCTCGGCCAGAACGGCATAAACATCCATGCGATCGCACAAGGTTCGAGCGAACGCAACATATCGGCGATCATCTCATCGAAGAACGTCCGCAAGGCCGTCAACACGCTGCACGAGGAATTCTTCTCGGACGGCAACAAGCAGGTCAATGTCTTTATCGCGGGTGCGGGCACGGTCGGCAGCCGACTGATAGATCAGATGGGGCGGCAGCATCAGCACCTGATCGACGAGCTGCGTTTGAATGTGCGTGTGCTCGGCATTGCGAACAGCAGGCGTTCGCTTTTCTCGGATGATGCGCTCGACCTTTCGACGGCGGTACGAGACCTCGCCGATGGTCAGCCGATGACGATAGATGAGTTCACGGATGCGATGATCGAGGCCAATAAGCGCAACGCCGTTTTTGTCGATGTAACGGCAAGCGCGGATGTCGTCGCGGCCTATCCCAAGCTACTGAAGAAGAGCATCTCGATAATCGCATGCAACAAGATCGCGGCGTCCTCAGAGTACGCACGTTACGCCGAGCTTCGTGCTTTGGCACGCGAATACGGGGCGAATTTCTTTTTTGAGACGAACGTCGGCGCGGGCCTTCCGGTGATAAACACGCTCGGAGACCTTATGCGAAGCGGCGACCGCATCGACCGGATCGAGGCAGTGCTCTCAGGCACGCTGAATTTTGTTTTCAACCATTACGACGGTACGCGGAGCTTTGCGGAGGTCGTACGGCAGGCGCAGGACGAGGGTTATACCGAGCCTGATCCGCGGCTCGACCTCAGCGGCACGGATGTCGCCCGCAAGATCCTCATACTCGCACGCGAGAGCGGCTACGAACTCGAAATGGAGGATATCGAGAACAGCAGCTTTCTGCCGGGATCGTGTCTCGAAGGCAGTGTTGATGACTTCTATCGCGAGCTTGAGCGGCACGAGGCTCATTTCCGCGGCCTCTTTGACGCGGCGGGCGAACGCGGCGAACGGCTCAAATACATCGCAGCCTTTGACGGAGGAAAGGCATCGGTGGGCCTTCAGTCGATCGGGCCGAAGCATAACTTTGCCAACCTTTCGGGCAAGGACAATGCCGTGCTCTTCTATACAAAACGTTACGCCGACCAGCCGCTTGTGATAAAAGGTGCGGGCGCAGGTGCCGACGTGACCGCCGCGGGCGTCTTTGCCGACATCATCAGAGCCTCCCGATAGATATCCGACGAAAGGCCCGCGCAAAACATTGCGTGAAAGCGAATTTACGAGCAACGGTCCTTAAGTCGCAGCCTTGTGCCGGTCATTCCATTGCGGAATTCACTGATATCCGAGCTCAGACCCGCATCAGATGAAGGCGAAATCGAACTGGGCCTGATGAATATGCTTGTCTGATGTCAGATCGACGCTGCCGAGATATGCTTCGATCTCGTCAAGCACCTCACGTTCGTCGCCGCGAAATGCCGCAGCGACCTCAGGATGCACCCGCAGCGTCGTGTGGCGAATGTCATCAACCGACCGCGAGAGCCTACGCGCCTCCGCGAGTATCTCGTAGCACACCGTAATTGGCGATTTGATCCAACCCGAACCCTCACAGTAGCTGCACGGTGCGCACATCGTCCGCTCAAGCGACTGCTTGACGCGCTTGCGCGTCATAATGATAAGCCCGAAATCATTGAAGGACAGCACCTTTGTCGGCGAACGGTCTGATGCGAGAGCCTCCTGCAGCGCCTGCGAGACCTTGTGCCGATTGCGGCGGTCCTCCATATCGATCAGATCGAGCACGATGATGCCGCCAAGGTCGCGAAGGCGTATTTGCCGTGCGATCTCCTCGACCGCTTCGAGGTTGGTCTTGACGATCGTATCCTCAAGACGCGCGTTGCCCTTGCCTACGAACTTGCCTGTGTTCACGTCGATCGCAACGAGAGCCTCGGTCTGGTTAATGACCAGATAGCCGCCGGACTTGAGCCAAACGCGCGGCTTTAACGCCTTGTCTATCTCTTCCTGAACGCCGTAATACTCGAGTATCGGCTGCTCGCGGGTGTAGAGCTTTATGCGGTTGACCATTCGCGGCTGGATCATGTTGATGAACTCGACCGTGCGTTGATATTCCTCGTCGCTGTCAACACGGATGGCCGTAAAGTCATCCGCAAGCTG
Proteins encoded in this region:
- the clpA gene encoding ATP-dependent Clp protease ATP-binding subunit ClpA, whose protein sequence is MLTRDVEETISAAVDAAVKHSHEFVTIEHLLYVLLFDNTASEILLECGADIGKLKRSLDDYFENVLEKNLFDETTLPELTSTFQSTISHAVLQAESSGQKSVDGGNILVSLYQNGQSYAVYMLLQQGITRLDVLNYISHGISKRIMNDEHYPFESAEDYADDGPAPAPSRRPLESFTVELVARAKAGEIDPLVGREAEIERTVQVLCRRKKNNPLYVGEPGVGKTALAEGLALKISTGDVPDVLRDAEVFALDMGAVLAGTRFRGDFEQRFKAIINELKEHENAILFIDEIHTIVGAGSVSGGSMDASNILKPALAAGELRCIGSTTHAEYKAAFDRDRALARRFQRIDINEPSVEETVEILKGLKGFYEEHHGVKYTSDALHTAAELAGKYINDRFLPDKAIDVIDEVGASVKLMPAARRPKRVSVAMVERTIARMAKIPPRSVVADEKVRLKTLRADIKKIIYGQDEAIDAIVDAIQISRAGIGHETKPVGSFLFSGPTGVGKTEVSKQLAEILGIEFIRFDMSEYAEPHTVSRLIGAPPGYVGFDQGGLLTEAIMRTPHAVLVLDEIEKAHPNLFNLLLQVMDSATLTDNNGKKADFRNVILIMTTNAGARELSSGGVGFRNSTETKGSAKGAIERTFTPEFRNRLDAWVAFKPLDTEVIKLVVDKFIRELNAQLAEKRVNITLTDGAREWLAENGFDARYGARPMARLIHEKVKQPLAHEILFGRLTDGGSVSADAKGGELVLSF
- a CDS encoding homoserine kinase, translated to MEQITVRSPATVSNVVCGFDCLGFALEEPFDEITVRKVSERGITIVNLDDSALPTDPAKNVAGVAVQALADEAGVEHGFEIAIRKGIRPGSGIGSSSASSCGAVAAANELIDRRFVKAELVKFAMEGELLASGSRHADNAAPCTYGGFTLVRSADPLDVVELEFPALWACVIHPQIEIKTSDARAILPREVPLADAVRNWSNLGAFVAGLMSGDLDLIARSMEDVVIEPVRQRLIPKFAELKAAGLEAGAMGGGISGSGPSVFMLCDAAETANEVAGAMRDVYKTTDIEFDIYTSQVGRQGVRII
- the thrC gene encoding threonine synthase; this translates as MYYFSTNRTSVDVSFRKAVINGQPDDRGLYFPSEIPHIGAEWFARIGTISAAQVAFDVIRPYVGGEIADEKLFEICRETLEMDIPLVPLTERISSLELFHGPTLAFKDVGARFMSRCLGAFAADEGQKTLVIVATSGDTGGAVAAGFYGIEGVEVVILYPKGKVSRVQELQLTTFGGNVTTLELQGSFDDCQKIAKQILSDGEMRSKARLTSANSINVARWLPQQFYYFLAVKQWHGSEPPVISVPSGNFGNLAAGVLAHASGLPIKHFIAACNVNDVVPRFLIDGVYSPRTTIPTLSNAMDVGDPSNFVRISEIFGGDLERIRAAITAYSVTDAEIVDTIRNVYLQSNYILDPHGAVAYRSLANYLDGKLNEGGIFLETAHPVKFDAVANTLGNGGATPASVAELENKSRHSIEVPNDVDAVRDIILTRS